A window from Fibrobacter sp. UWB11 encodes these proteins:
- a CDS encoding DUF1232 domain-containing protein codes for MADDKVYDDVEVHDMNDLHRDRRTVKPGDEQNGSPVVWKALSVVIAMLAVLYDLSPVDAVPDAVPVFGWLDDVGFTLMAALNAYQHFSKDQSSMWVRMAKYVKWMMVALIVLAGVAVGGLVAAIIALVVR; via the coding sequence ATGGCTGATGATAAAGTTTATGATGATGTTGAAGTTCACGATATGAATGATTTGCATCGTGATAGACGGACTGTGAAACCGGGGGATGAACAGAATGGTTCTCCTGTTGTCTGGAAAGCACTTTCTGTAGTTATCGCAATGCTTGCTGTTCTTTACGACTTGTCTCCGGTTGATGCTGTGCCGGATGCTGTTCCTGTTTTTGGTTGGCTAGATGATGTCGGGTTTACGTTGATGGCTGCTCTCAATGCTTACCAGCATTTTTCAAAAGACCAGTCTTCAATGTGGGTTCGCATGGCTAAATACGTCAAGTGGATGATGGTGGCTTTAATTGTTCTTGCCGGAGTTGCTGTTGGCGGGCTTGTTGCAGCCATTATCGCTCTTGTGGTGCGTTAA